One window of the Thermodesulfomicrobium sp. WS genome contains the following:
- a CDS encoding phosphatidylserine decarboxylase, translated as MLREPEMLPTAGALRMESSSLRPQPHEFVCRDTGRVQAEELFCDRVITYLYDRVREHAPSVVRALASGRMTRLLGFFNYDLPLGARLSGARRLVERLGIELGECVEPPEFYTTARRIFERQIRYETCRPMDPDATVVVSPADARVLVGSLDAASHLWVKDKFFSLSQLVGSAWARRFTGGQFAIFRLTPEKYHYNHVPVEGVVVDFYELEGTFHSCNPAAVVAMATPYSQNRRAVTIIDTDVPGGSCCGMVAMVEVAALMIGRIEQRYAPRGYRPHQPMALDLWLRRGQPKSLFLPGSSVDVLVFEPGRVTFAEELLRHQLRADVRSRFSAWLGSPWVEVDVRVRSTIARAHKGARRRCMLKEGS; from the coding sequence ATGCTGCGTGAACCGGAGATGTTGCCCACTGCGGGGGCGTTGCGGATGGAGTCGTCGTCTTTGCGGCCGCAGCCCCATGAGTTCGTCTGCAGGGATACAGGCCGGGTGCAGGCCGAAGAACTCTTTTGCGACCGGGTCATCACCTATCTCTACGACCGGGTGCGGGAGCATGCCCCAAGCGTGGTGCGCGCCTTGGCTTCGGGCCGCATGACCCGGCTTTTGGGGTTCTTCAACTACGACCTGCCCTTGGGGGCGCGGCTCTCGGGGGCCCGGCGCTTGGTGGAGCGCCTCGGCATCGAGCTTGGGGAATGCGTGGAGCCGCCGGAGTTTTACACCACGGCTCGCCGCATCTTTGAGCGCCAGATCCGCTACGAAACGTGCCGGCCCATGGACCCCGATGCCACGGTGGTGGTGTCTCCCGCCGATGCCCGGGTGCTGGTGGGCTCTCTCGATGCAGCCTCGCACCTGTGGGTCAAGGACAAGTTCTTCTCGCTATCGCAGCTTGTGGGGTCTGCCTGGGCGCGGCGCTTTACCGGCGGCCAATTTGCCATCTTCCGGCTGACCCCGGAAAAATACCACTACAACCACGTGCCGGTGGAAGGGGTGGTGGTGGACTTCTACGAGTTGGAAGGGACGTTTCATTCCTGCAATCCTGCGGCGGTGGTGGCCATGGCCACGCCGTATTCGCAAAACCGCCGCGCCGTGACCATCATCGATACCGACGTGCCCGGCGGCAGCTGCTGCGGCATGGTGGCCATGGTGGAAGTGGCGGCGCTCATGATCGGTCGCATCGAACAGCGCTACGCGCCCCGCGGCTACCGGCCCCACCAGCCCATGGCCCTGGATCTCTGGCTGCGCCGGGGCCAGCCCAAGAGCCTGTTTTTACCGGGAAGCTCGGTGGACGTGCTGGTGTTCGAGCCGGGACGCGTGACCTTTGCCGAGGAGTTGTTGCGCCATCAATTGCGCGCCGATGTGCGCAGCCGCTTCTCCGCCTGGCTGGGCAGCCCCTGGGTGGAGGTGGATGTGCGCGTGCGCTCCACCATCGCCCGCGCCCACAAGGGTGCACGCCGGCGGTGCATGCTGAAGGAGGGATCATGA
- the ilvN gene encoding acetolactate synthase small subunit: MRHTISALVHNQPGVLASMAAVFQQHGLNIFSISAGETERADVSRIVICVDHDSGRVAAATAQLAGLPFVLGLEDLASHELIDRELLLIKVRVAKDTVSQLLQIIEVFRANVVDMGNTTLVAELAATPGKVAGFLRALIPHGIVSVSRTGVIAIKRGDE, from the coding sequence ATGCGCCACACCATCTCTGCCTTGGTCCACAATCAGCCCGGAGTCCTGGCGTCCATGGCTGCGGTGTTCCAGCAGCATGGGCTCAATATCTTTTCCATTTCCGCAGGAGAGACGGAGCGGGCCGATGTATCGCGCATCGTCATTTGCGTGGACCACGACAGTGGGCGCGTGGCCGCGGCGACCGCACAGTTGGCCGGGCTGCCCTTCGTGCTGGGGCTGGAAGACCTCGCCTCCCACGAACTCATCGACCGGGAGCTGCTGCTCATCAAGGTGCGGGTCGCCAAAGACACCGTAAGCCAGCTCCTCCAGATCATCGAGGTCTTTCGGGCCAATGTGGTGGACATGGGCAACACCACCCTGGTGGCGGAGCTGGCCGCCACCCCCGGCAAGGTGGCCGGATTTCTGCGCGCCCTCATCCCCCATGGCATCGTTTCGGTGAGCCGCACCGGGGTCATCGCCATCAAGCGGGGAGACGAGTGA
- a CDS encoding phosphate acyltransferase, protein MAALRSLDDLPAAVARRGVPVRVVVAAAADAPALAAVMEARRLGVAEPVLVGDAAALRDALAQRPELEGTAVIHEPDAARAVARSLDMVVRGEADFLMKGAVKTDVLLRAVLDRKEDLGVRGLLSHVAVTDHPLEPRLLLLTDAAVNVAPSLHRKIDIIANAVAVAKALGISTPKVAVLSATERIAYQAMPSTKDADVLAKLCRMGVFGDALVGGPFALDIAVSRDKARHKGVEGGVAGDADILCAPDIEAGNILYKALTTFMGRFVAGVVVGAARPLVVSSRADADRSKLYALALAAYLAGQWSTAAAATFRATP, encoded by the coding sequence ATGGCCGCTCTCCGGTCCCTTGACGATCTCCCCGCAGCGGTGGCCCGGCGCGGGGTGCCCGTGCGCGTCGTGGTGGCCGCTGCTGCTGACGCCCCTGCCCTGGCCGCCGTGATGGAGGCCCGGCGTTTGGGCGTGGCGGAGCCGGTGCTGGTGGGGGATGCTGCGGCGCTGCGGGACGCCTTGGCGCAGCGGCCCGAGCTGGAGGGGACCGCCGTCATCCACGAACCCGATGCTGCGCGGGCGGTGGCCCGAAGCCTGGACATGGTGGTGCGTGGGGAGGCGGACTTCCTCATGAAGGGCGCGGTCAAGACCGACGTGCTCTTGCGGGCGGTTCTGGACCGCAAAGAGGACTTGGGGGTGCGGGGGCTCCTCAGCCACGTGGCGGTGACGGACCACCCTTTGGAGCCGCGCCTTTTGCTCCTCACCGACGCCGCGGTCAATGTGGCCCCGAGCCTGCACCGCAAGATCGACATCATCGCCAATGCCGTGGCCGTGGCCAAGGCCCTGGGGATCAGCACCCCGAAAGTGGCGGTGCTCTCGGCCACCGAGCGCATCGCCTATCAGGCCATGCCGTCCACCAAAGACGCCGATGTGCTGGCCAAGCTCTGCCGCATGGGCGTGTTCGGTGACGCCCTGGTGGGCGGGCCGTTTGCCCTGGACATCGCCGTGTCGCGGGACAAGGCCCGACATAAAGGCGTGGAAGGGGGTGTGGCCGGAGATGCAGACATCTTGTGCGCCCCGGATATCGAGGCCGGCAACATCCTCTACAAGGCGCTGACTACCTTCATGGGCCGCTTCGTCGCCGGAGTGGTGGTGGGCGCGGCGAGACCGCTGGTGGTGTCTTCCCGGGCGGACGCGGATCGATCCAAACTCTACGCCTTGGCCCTCGCCGCCTATTTGGCGGGACAGTGGTCCACGGCCGCCGCGGCGACCTTTCGCGCAACCCCCTGA